One Rhipicephalus microplus isolate Deutch F79 chromosome 4, USDA_Rmic, whole genome shotgun sequence genomic window carries:
- the LOC142814451 gene encoding uncharacterized protein LOC142814451: protein MRQLGVNILNAIEISPQEAAWFLLQFDMCTTSRDIMYVNTLWTEERHWSRKTKAELEEQGVLPTSCDIWHKTLLERYEHRPVEMEGVTFAEYMVKYNRSTLRKRQKPAVLRCRNNCIDAVINCKREHVMLYVPFRKELDILDGNAFKKMFDDNEKAIIEIKQRYSAGVTMSELISACEAVGSSEANRTEEVEQPEERLCAAPTLVDMNDNSDLVPEEVTTKTQQNVVAATYPGVHRRDDVMPLSDFHACVRLPNEQQAPLIREVIHHVTDQTTKLLQIFFTEPAGCGKTSTLRLIMDVYNRYCRNRTILYGNGQENSAVNAYVACATTGKAAVALNGVTVHSAFEIVMTNRREERGLTPSDLNTFRMLFRDVKCIIVDEVSMLSLDLLRQVDLRLRKIKASKMTEPFRGFDVISCADLRQLPPVRASEVYKKPRSGGSIYSTSVLPWHHL, encoded by the coding sequence ATGCGACAGCTAGGGGTGAATATTCTGAATGCAATTGAGATCTCGCCCCAAGAGGCTGCCTGGTTTCTCCTGCAATTTGACATGTGTACCACTAGCCGAGATATAATGTACGTTAACACCCTTTGGACAGAGGAGCGCCATTGGAGCCGCAAGACGAAGGCCGAGTTGGAGGAACAGGGAGTGCTGCCTACGAGTTGTGACATTTGGCACAAAACACTGCTTGAGCGGTATGAACACCGTCCCGTTGAAATGGAGGGGGTGACGTTCGCCGAATATATGGTCAAGTACAATCGCAGTACTTTGAGGAAGCGTCAGAAGCCAGCCGTGCTTAGGTGCCGAAACAACTGCATTGATGCCGTGATAAACTGTAAGAGGGAACATGTCATGCTGTACGTGCCGTTTCGTAAGGAATTAGACATTCTGGATGGCAATGCCTTCAAGAAAATGTTTGACGATAACGAAAAAGCCATTATAGAAATCAAACAGAGGTACTCTGCTGGTGTAACCATGTCGGAGTTGATTTCGGCTTGCGAGGCGGTTGGCAGTTCGGAAGCAAACCGCACAGAGGAAGTGGAACAACCAGAAGAGAGGCTGTGTGCGGCACCGACCTTGGTGGACATGAACGATAATTCAGACTTGGTCCCCGAGGAAGTGACGACGAAGACGCAACAGAACGTGGTTGCCGCCACGTACCCTGGAGTCCACCGTAGAGACGACGTTATGCCGTTAAGCGATTTCCACGCGTGCGTGAGGCTGCCTAACGAACAGCAGGCACCGCTGATACGGGAAGTGATACATCACGTTACTGACCAGACGACTAAACTGCTGCAGATCTTCTTTACCGAGCCGGCTGGCTGTGGTAAGACCTCCACGTTGCGCCTCATCATGGACGTTTACAACCGTTACTGTCGTAACCGTACTATCTTGTATGGGAATGGTCAGGAAAACAGTGCGGTTAATGCGTACGTGGCCTGTGCAACAACCGGTAAAGCTGCCGTTGCGTTGAATGGCGTAACTGTACATTCGGCATTCGAGATCGTAATGACCAACCGGAGGGAGGAGCGGGGACTTACACCAAGTGATTTGAATACGTTTCGGATGCTGTTTCGCGACGTGAAGTGCATCATTGTGGATGAGGTGAGCATGCTGTCGTTGGACCTTCTCAGACAAGTGGACTTACGCTTGAGAAAAATCAAGGCTTCAAAGATGACGGAGCCGTTCAGAGGGTTCGACGTAATTTCCTGCGCGGACCTTAGGCAGCTCCCTCCGGTGCGAGCAAGTGAGGTATACAAGAAACCACGGAGCGGCGGCAGCATCTACAGTACGTCCGTGCTCCCGTGGCACCACCTCTAA